In Sutterella faecalis, a genomic segment contains:
- a CDS encoding YhdP family protein — protein MRPESLHREAQTGHSSSLRRWLGIAGWILLVLWFIAGSAIVFSRWFFTTQFPKHLSQYETMLGEATGIDVKARRMQTGFTLLRPVITLEDVTLSRRDGPVSLHLPKVQAELAWSSLWHLEPRFQTLIISTPTFNVRRLNERTFDIGGFTLDISSTAQSDPSVGESPKTEIPALRWFLNQGRILIENGTFLYTDETLPKPLPVAVNHANIAFEQRLFDYRAALSGILKTDNVARPFDLRARLEKNIFSDKADPFTWKGEAYADFSRVDFARILHRIGFGNIVRTGTGAARTWVSFDSGRITRLLSDINLSKVHAQIAPELEKLNLSSLSGRVAYSEDADGMHFRAERLAFQHGLNGSRFGPATMTADCVKNAADDVSSCNFEASEVSIGTLAKIASSLPLPHDALAFLSERPISGILQEASASFHSDYKNPSNWSFAGVFRGITIPPGEDGFPGIRNLSGSVLTNTPGEFDISLDMHYGALYFPGVFRNPQLNITSLTGRVKASIHSEVSLSFEDIKVANDDLSARAAGTWKNSGGAGTIDIAGSVERGTGTSVIKYLPNVIGDPALNYVEAAIMGGRITGGSFVVRGPLNAFPWDGWNPSEGEFRIEGDVADGSMDFMPTREKGKDGKGWVRGGEFPVLSHASAHLAFVGNRMTITGNSAKCGALSATDVKVEIPSFISNPPLLTVDGKIKGDFGEALSYLGKAKFLTSLIGKPFEKSRGSGAAEAVLSLRVPLGKGTTEYSVDAALSQGTFAYQPFLPEVKNLSGKLTVSSKGISTPQVFKGTTAAGPVTASARSDKNGVTLDIHSAAIPDDLGRLVDADWVKPWFGALSGKTEVQTRATIPWNSKDPLRIEGESSLTGLASDLPEPLGKPAQTRIPAKFTYELAGDHASLTVSASPLLNLDFGWQADKLSRGYIGLGAPMRTVSSGIEAAVRTEKLDLTQWTQLWEKLQRSPEAPQKEAARDRAVPDITKLDFYAGTVTWKEQTLGTIDGVWRQLPGLWHLRIHGDMAMGQAEYAYETTNGAPRLTLKLNSLRLPEIAENKTASVPTGTGTQPLSAAVPPKNNSALADALEELPMLPDLRIVIDDLSYGRRRVGKLEASADNRLAPEGGRDWTLNALTIRNAGGTLTSSGRWHRVSMDDPGRSTLNSVIDIKDAGNVLSSLDIKGVLREAPGEAKLNLSWIGRPSGFNLQTLTGEVSAQAGSGQLLQVEPGAGRLLSLLSMQHLLRRLTLDFRDVLSQGFRFDSFTTSSVIENGVIHVKRTTVAGSAATVVTSGDIDLVNNILDLKALVLPSINAEGASLALAIANPAVGIGTLLAQWVLKDQISNILSTEYEVKGSIDDPTIDKIPFAQRQTEAGTQH, from the coding sequence GTGCGTCCCGAATCCCTCCACCGTGAAGCTCAGACCGGACATTCTTCCTCCTTGAGAAGATGGCTCGGGATAGCCGGCTGGATTCTGCTCGTGCTTTGGTTCATCGCCGGTTCGGCAATTGTTTTCTCACGGTGGTTCTTCACCACGCAATTTCCGAAGCACCTCAGCCAATACGAGACAATGCTGGGAGAAGCTACCGGCATTGACGTGAAGGCACGCCGCATGCAGACAGGCTTCACGCTGCTGCGTCCCGTCATCACGCTCGAGGATGTCACGCTCTCGCGCAGGGACGGACCGGTGTCGCTGCACCTGCCGAAAGTTCAGGCCGAACTCGCCTGGAGCTCTCTCTGGCATTTGGAACCCCGCTTTCAAACGCTCATCATCTCCACGCCTACATTCAATGTCAGGCGCTTAAATGAAAGAACTTTCGATATCGGCGGCTTTACGCTGGATATCAGCAGCACTGCTCAATCCGATCCCTCGGTCGGAGAATCTCCGAAGACCGAAATTCCAGCCCTCCGATGGTTCTTGAACCAGGGGCGGATCCTCATTGAGAACGGAACATTCCTCTATACGGACGAAACGCTTCCCAAACCCCTTCCGGTTGCCGTCAACCACGCAAACATCGCTTTTGAGCAAAGGCTCTTCGACTACAGGGCAGCACTCTCCGGCATTCTCAAAACGGACAATGTCGCCAGACCTTTCGATCTGCGCGCGCGGCTTGAAAAGAACATCTTCTCCGACAAGGCCGATCCCTTCACCTGGAAGGGTGAAGCCTATGCGGACTTTTCGCGAGTCGATTTCGCGCGCATCCTGCACCGCATTGGCTTCGGAAACATCGTGCGCACCGGAACGGGCGCCGCACGCACATGGGTCAGCTTTGATTCGGGGCGCATCACGAGGCTCCTCTCGGACATCAACCTTTCCAAGGTGCATGCTCAGATAGCGCCGGAACTCGAAAAACTCAATCTTTCCAGTCTTTCCGGACGCGTTGCTTATTCTGAAGATGCCGACGGCATGCACTTTCGCGCCGAACGTCTTGCCTTCCAGCATGGACTCAACGGCTCACGCTTCGGACCGGCAACGATGACTGCCGACTGCGTGAAAAACGCTGCCGATGACGTGAGCTCATGCAATTTTGAAGCCTCTGAAGTGTCTATCGGAACGCTCGCCAAAATTGCCTCATCGCTGCCGCTCCCCCATGACGCGCTCGCTTTTCTCTCCGAACGTCCGATCTCGGGCATTCTCCAGGAAGCAAGCGCATCCTTTCACAGCGATTACAAAAATCCGAGCAACTGGAGCTTCGCCGGAGTCTTTCGCGGCATCACGATTCCTCCGGGAGAGGACGGGTTCCCAGGCATACGCAACCTTTCGGGCTCTGTTCTCACCAATACGCCGGGCGAATTCGACATTTCGCTCGACATGCATTACGGCGCCCTCTATTTCCCGGGCGTCTTCAGGAATCCGCAGCTCAACATCACGAGTCTTACCGGTCGGGTAAAAGCCTCCATTCACTCGGAAGTCAGTCTGAGCTTCGAAGACATCAAAGTCGCCAACGATGATCTCTCCGCACGGGCGGCCGGCACATGGAAAAATTCGGGCGGCGCGGGCACGATCGATATTGCGGGATCGGTCGAGCGCGGTACGGGTACGTCCGTCATCAAATATCTTCCCAATGTGATCGGGGATCCGGCGCTCAACTACGTCGAAGCCGCGATTATGGGAGGCCGCATTACCGGAGGAAGCTTTGTCGTCCGGGGCCCCCTGAATGCCTTCCCCTGGGACGGCTGGAATCCTTCCGAAGGAGAATTCCGCATTGAGGGGGATGTTGCCGACGGTTCCATGGACTTCATGCCGACGCGGGAAAAAGGCAAGGACGGCAAAGGCTGGGTCCGGGGTGGCGAATTCCCGGTGCTCAGCCATGCCAGTGCACACCTTGCCTTTGTCGGCAATCGGATGACCATTACCGGAAACTCCGCAAAATGCGGTGCGCTTTCAGCAACCGATGTCAAGGTGGAAATCCCATCCTTCATTTCCAATCCGCCGCTCCTCACCGTTGACGGGAAAATCAAGGGCGACTTCGGCGAAGCGCTCAGCTACCTCGGGAAAGCTAAATTTCTCACTTCTCTTATTGGGAAGCCTTTTGAAAAATCCCGGGGAAGCGGCGCAGCCGAAGCCGTGCTCTCGCTCAGAGTTCCGCTGGGAAAAGGAACCACGGAATATTCTGTTGATGCCGCGCTCTCGCAGGGAACTTTTGCCTATCAGCCGTTCCTCCCGGAAGTGAAGAACCTTTCGGGCAAGCTCACCGTGTCCTCCAAGGGCATTTCAACGCCGCAGGTCTTTAAGGGAACCACGGCAGCCGGCCCCGTCACGGCCTCTGCCCGCTCAGACAAAAATGGGGTCACGCTCGACATCCATTCAGCGGCAATCCCCGACGATCTCGGGCGGCTTGTAGATGCAGACTGGGTCAAACCCTGGTTCGGCGCGCTCTCCGGAAAAACTGAAGTTCAAACCCGCGCCACAATCCCCTGGAATTCAAAGGACCCCCTCAGAATTGAAGGGGAATCCAGCCTGACCGGACTCGCAAGCGACCTTCCGGAGCCCCTCGGGAAGCCGGCGCAGACGAGAATCCCCGCTAAATTCACTTATGAGCTCGCGGGGGATCATGCATCACTCACGGTCTCTGCATCGCCGCTGCTTAATCTGGACTTCGGCTGGCAAGCGGACAAGCTCTCGCGGGGCTACATCGGTCTTGGCGCCCCCATGCGCACCGTCTCTTCGGGTATAGAGGCTGCAGTCCGCACCGAAAAGCTCGACCTCACGCAGTGGACCCAACTTTGGGAAAAGCTGCAAAGGTCGCCGGAAGCGCCTCAGAAGGAAGCCGCCAGGGACCGTGCCGTACCCGACATCACCAAACTCGATTTTTATGCGGGCACTGTCACCTGGAAAGAACAGACGCTCGGCACTATTGACGGCGTCTGGCGGCAGCTTCCCGGACTCTGGCATCTCAGGATCCACGGCGACATGGCGATGGGACAGGCCGAATATGCCTACGAGACGACCAATGGAGCGCCTCGGCTGACACTCAAGCTCAACAGTCTCCGCCTTCCGGAAATCGCCGAAAACAAAACAGCTTCCGTCCCGACAGGTACCGGCACGCAGCCGCTTTCGGCCGCAGTGCCGCCTAAAAACAACTCTGCGCTCGCGGATGCGCTCGAAGAGCTCCCCATGCTGCCCGATCTGCGCATCGTGATCGATGACCTCTCCTACGGACGAAGAAGAGTAGGGAAGCTGGAGGCCTCCGCCGACAACAGGCTTGCTCCTGAAGGGGGACGCGACTGGACGCTCAACGCGCTCACCATCCGCAATGCGGGCGGCACGCTCACGAGTTCAGGCCGCTGGCACCGCGTGAGCATGGATGATCCGGGACGCTCCACACTCAACTCCGTCATCGACATCAAGGATGCCGGGAATGTTCTTTCGAGCCTCGACATCAAGGGCGTCCTCCGGGAAGCGCCCGGTGAAGCAAAGCTGAATCTTTCGTGGATCGGCCGCCCGAGCGGATTCAACCTTCAGACGCTCACGGGCGAAGTTTCTGCTCAGGCGGGATCCGGACAGCTGCTCCAGGTTGAGCCCGGCGCAGGGCGGCTCCTCTCGCTGCTTTCCATGCAGCATCTCCTGCGGCGGCTCACGCTTGACTTCCGCGATGTACTCTCACAGGGCTTCCGCTTCGATTCATTCACCACCAGCTCCGTGATCGAAAACGGCGTCATCCACGTCAAGCGCACCACGGTTGCCGGAAGTGCTGCAACGGTTGTGACATCAGGCGATATTGACCTCGTCAACAATATCCTCGATCTGAAGGCGCTTGTTCTGCCGAGCATCAATGCCGAAGGCGCTTCGCTTGCGCTCGCCATTGCCAATCCCGCCGTCGGCATCGGCACGCTTCTCGCGCAATGGGTGCTCAAGGACCAGATATCGAACATTCTCTCAACGGAGTATGAAGTCAAGGGTTCAATTGACGACCCGACCATCGACAAAATACCCTTTGCGCAGCGCCAGACGGAAGCCGGCACGCAACACTAA
- a CDS encoding thioredoxin family protein, translated as MSDSRAILELTRRIASGSPVFLFFSGSWCGACRAMKPLFLSAAKNHSARAEFAVADIEEATYLAADCGVSSLPAIVFFKGGEDVDMLAGRFAAGELEAFITRMLA; from the coding sequence ATGTCAGACTCCCGGGCCATTCTTGAACTCACGCGCCGCATTGCATCGGGCTCCCCTGTATTTCTCTTCTTTTCGGGAAGCTGGTGCGGCGCATGCCGCGCCATGAAGCCTCTATTCCTCTCGGCCGCAAAAAACCACTCGGCCCGGGCCGAATTTGCTGTCGCCGATATCGAGGAGGCAACCTATCTGGCCGCCGACTGCGGCGTTTCTTCGCTTCCCGCCATCGTCTTCTTCAAAGGCGGCGAAGACGTCGACATGCTCGCCGGGCGCTTCGCAGCTGGCGAACTCGAGGCATTCATTACCCGCATGCTCGCGTGA
- a CDS encoding lysophospholipid acyltransferase family protein: MTPIVWLTRLLVGAYPHWQGCAPSPKQRIYFANHTSHLDTIVIWASLPPALRRHVRPVAAKDYWEKGLIRRRIALDELHCVLIDRRRTEHTNPLDPLREALRQGDSLIIFPEGTRRPQPLPSPFKSGIWHLMTEFPNVEFIPVYIENLHRAMPKGVLIPVPTVCSVRFGAPIEHSPQDLKEDFLNRARDAVIELSKA, encoded by the coding sequence ATGACTCCGATCGTGTGGCTTACGCGCCTTCTCGTAGGCGCCTATCCGCACTGGCAGGGCTGCGCCCCATCGCCGAAGCAGCGCATCTACTTCGCCAATCACACGAGCCACCTCGACACCATCGTGATCTGGGCCTCTCTCCCTCCGGCGCTGCGCCGGCATGTGCGCCCGGTCGCAGCCAAAGACTATTGGGAAAAAGGCCTCATCAGACGCCGCATCGCGCTCGATGAACTCCACTGCGTTCTGATCGACCGCCGGCGCACCGAGCACACCAACCCGCTCGATCCGCTGCGCGAAGCCCTGCGCCAGGGAGATTCCCTCATCATCTTCCCCGAAGGCACCCGACGGCCTCAGCCGCTGCCGAGTCCGTTCAAATCCGGCATCTGGCACCTGATGACCGAATTCCCGAATGTCGAATTCATCCCGGTCTACATTGAGAACCTGCACCGCGCGATGCCCAAGGGCGTCCTGATACCGGTACCCACCGTCTGCTCGGTGCGCTTCGGCGCGCCCATTGAGCACTCGCCTCAGGACCTCAAGGAAGATTTCCTCAACCGCGCGCGCGACGCCGTTATTGAACTGTCAAAAGCATGA
- a CDS encoding phosphatidate cytidylyltransferase, whose product MRLGFTIQEAYTFLFFGLVLLAALGTFYVSWALGRAIAPERQQRLRAVSSRLRMAWWLIVVFTIAFLLGQPALLVFFAFISFFLLREFIAITPTKPTDHYALVIAFYLAIPLQYLAIGFDQPEIYTLFIPVYLFLVLPVIMAFSRDTDRYLERVAKVQWGLMLCVFCLSHAPAIAMLDLTRYGSSGPLLMLFFLLVIFVSDLTSSIASSMLGGRTLRFNMNRTVVGNVIGGIGGIIASALMFWITPFRFWQALLMALAVVIAGVLGDIVFNCVRRSMGGERLAGEGDIYITRGLLARLAPITFAAPVFYHLTTIFFITYKDVF is encoded by the coding sequence ATGAGACTCGGATTCACCATTCAAGAGGCGTATACCTTCCTTTTCTTCGGACTGGTACTGCTCGCGGCGCTCGGCACCTTTTATGTTTCCTGGGCGCTTGGCCGCGCGATCGCTCCGGAGCGGCAGCAAAGACTGCGCGCTGTGAGCTCGCGCCTGCGCATGGCCTGGTGGCTTATTGTCGTCTTTACAATCGCCTTTCTTCTCGGTCAGCCGGCGCTCCTCGTCTTCTTTGCCTTCATCAGCTTCTTCCTGCTGAGGGAATTCATTGCCATTACGCCCACGAAGCCCACAGATCACTATGCGCTCGTGATCGCCTTCTATCTGGCAATTCCGCTCCAGTATCTCGCGATCGGATTCGATCAGCCGGAGATCTACACGCTCTTCATCCCGGTCTACCTCTTCCTGGTTCTGCCGGTGATCATGGCTTTTTCACGCGACACGGACCGCTATCTTGAGCGCGTCGCGAAGGTTCAGTGGGGTCTCATGCTCTGCGTCTTCTGCCTCTCGCATGCGCCGGCAATCGCCATGCTTGACCTGACGCGCTACGGCTCCTCCGGGCCGCTCCTCATGCTCTTCTTCCTCCTCGTGATCTTCGTGTCCGACCTCACAAGCTCCATTGCGAGCTCAATGCTCGGAGGCAGAACGCTACGATTCAACATGAACCGCACCGTCGTCGGCAACGTGATCGGCGGCATTGGCGGCATCATCGCAAGCGCCCTCATGTTCTGGATTACGCCCTTCCGCTTCTGGCAGGCGCTCCTTATGGCGCTTGCCGTCGTGATCGCAGGCGTCCTCGGAGACATTGTCTTCAACTGCGTCCGCCGCAGCATGGGCGGAGAAAGGCTCGCCGGCGAGGGCGACATCTACATTACGCGAGGCCTCCTTGCCCGCCTTGCTCCCATCACTTTTGCGGCGCCGGTCTTCTATCACCTGACGACCATCTTCTTCATTACTTATAAGGACGTCTTCTAG
- the infA gene encoding translation initiation factor IF-1: MAKEDLIEMSGQVLEVLPDARYRVKLDNGHELIAYTNGKMRKHHIRILAGDRVSLELSPYDLTKGRITFRHIEGRAPAPQGQQRRR, from the coding sequence ATGGCAAAGGAAGATCTCATTGAGATGTCGGGTCAGGTCCTGGAAGTTCTCCCGGACGCCCGCTACCGAGTGAAGCTCGACAACGGTCACGAACTTATCGCTTACACCAACGGCAAGATGCGCAAGCACCATATCCGCATTCTCGCCGGCGACCGCGTCTCGCTTGAGCTCTCGCCGTATGATCTGACGAAGGGCCGCATTACCTTCCGTCATATTGAAGGCCGCGCACCGGCTCCTCAGGGCCAGCAGCGCCGCCGCTAA
- the hemG gene encoding menaquinone-dependent protoporphyrinogen IX dehydrogenase: MKSVLVLYHSNSGHTARIARRIWETVIAEGNQADLMCVMEADREGLDWNKYDLVIVGAPVFYGKFSRQLVAFVNRYKSVLDAKATSFFSVSVVARTPAKCTPEGNVYTRKFLQGNPWKPKDAHCFAGKVDYPNWGWLDTKMIQMIMKMTKGPTEPTAIIDYTDWKDVEDYARHCLTLEA; the protein is encoded by the coding sequence ATGAAGTCAGTCCTCGTTCTTTACCACAGCAATTCCGGCCACACCGCCCGCATTGCGCGCCGCATCTGGGAAACGGTCATTGCCGAAGGCAATCAGGCTGACCTGATGTGCGTCATGGAAGCGGATCGCGAAGGGCTTGACTGGAACAAGTACGATCTCGTGATCGTCGGCGCTCCGGTTTTCTACGGCAAGTTCAGCCGTCAGCTCGTGGCCTTCGTCAATCGCTACAAGTCCGTTCTTGATGCCAAGGCGACGAGCTTCTTCTCGGTCTCCGTCGTTGCCCGTACGCCCGCCAAGTGCACGCCCGAAGGCAACGTCTATACGCGCAAGTTCCTCCAGGGCAATCCCTGGAAGCCGAAGGATGCGCACTGCTTCGCCGGCAAGGTCGACTACCCGAACTGGGGCTGGCTTGACACCAAGATGATCCAGATGATCATGAAGATGACGAAGGGTCCGACTGAGCCGACCGCCATCATCGACTACACCGACTGGAAGGATGTCGAGGACTACGCCCGCCATTGCCTGACGCTTGAAGCCTAA
- a CDS encoding AMP-binding protein, giving the protein MSDFLWYGAYPAGIPHTIDPDSIPNIPAILDAAAKKFPKRTGYTNLGANLSYTDAEKRSKEFAAYLQSLPDLKPGDRVAVMMPNLLQYVVAVFGILRAGMTVVNINPLYTAREVHHSLKDSGAKAIVIIENFARTLEQAVPGTSCTRFILTGAGDMLSFPKREIVNFMIRHVKKMVPAYALPGAVNFRDALSIGRSAGFKPVDVKSSDLAFLQYTGGTTGVAKGAELTHRNMIANVLQVSAWISQRFKEGEETVLTALPLYHVFSLTATMVFTHWAAEMVLITNPRNLDSLAGECVKHDVSVIIGVNTLFAALLRNPVFKRAKLKRLKLTCGGGAQVQKVVAEEWLAQTQCPILEAYGLTECSPAVCGNIPGAPWDGSVGVPIPSTEVSIRGDGFRDLGFCPEGEDPTPYTGEICVKGPQVMRGYWKKPEETAGVIRDGWLRTGDVGHMDHRGVVYITDRKKDMIIVSGFNVYPNEVENVIAAMPGVLEVGVTGVSSPKSGETVKAVIVKKDPALTEEDVKNWCRKELTRYKVPHVIVFVESLPKTPVGKILRRELKDL; this is encoded by the coding sequence ATGTCCGATTTCCTTTGGTACGGCGCCTATCCTGCCGGCATTCCTCACACCATTGATCCTGACAGCATTCCCAACATCCCTGCGATTCTCGATGCTGCGGCGAAGAAGTTCCCGAAGCGCACGGGCTATACAAACCTCGGCGCCAACCTGAGCTACACCGACGCTGAAAAGCGCTCCAAGGAATTTGCGGCCTATCTGCAGTCGCTGCCCGACCTGAAGCCCGGCGACCGCGTCGCCGTCATGATGCCCAATCTGCTGCAGTACGTTGTTGCTGTTTTCGGCATTCTGCGCGCAGGCATGACGGTCGTGAACATCAACCCGCTCTATACGGCGCGTGAAGTTCATCATTCGCTCAAGGATTCCGGCGCCAAGGCGATCGTGATCATCGAGAACTTCGCCCGCACGCTTGAGCAGGCCGTCCCGGGAACCAGCTGCACGCGCTTCATTCTGACGGGCGCCGGCGACATGCTTTCCTTCCCCAAGCGCGAGATCGTCAATTTCATGATCCGCCACGTGAAGAAGATGGTGCCTGCCTATGCGCTCCCCGGAGCCGTGAACTTCAGGGATGCGCTCTCCATCGGCCGCTCCGCCGGCTTCAAGCCCGTGGACGTCAAGTCCTCGGACCTGGCGTTTCTCCAGTACACAGGCGGCACGACGGGCGTAGCCAAGGGCGCGGAGCTTACGCACCGCAACATGATTGCGAACGTTCTTCAGGTGAGCGCCTGGATCTCGCAGCGCTTCAAGGAAGGCGAGGAAACCGTTCTTACGGCGCTTCCGCTCTACCACGTCTTCTCGCTGACGGCGACCATGGTCTTTACGCACTGGGCCGCCGAGATGGTGCTCATCACGAATCCGCGCAACCTCGATTCCCTTGCCGGCGAATGCGTGAAGCATGATGTCTCCGTCATCATCGGCGTCAATACGCTTTTTGCTGCGCTCCTGCGCAACCCGGTCTTCAAGCGCGCGAAGCTGAAGCGCCTCAAGCTCACCTGCGGCGGCGGCGCTCAGGTGCAGAAGGTCGTGGCCGAAGAGTGGCTCGCCCAGACCCAGTGCCCGATTCTTGAAGCCTATGGCCTCACGGAATGCAGTCCGGCCGTCTGCGGGAATATCCCGGGAGCGCCCTGGGACGGTTCTGTCGGCGTGCCGATTCCGTCCACCGAGGTATCCATCCGCGGCGACGGCTTCCGCGATCTCGGATTCTGTCCCGAGGGCGAGGATCCCACGCCCTACACCGGAGAAATCTGCGTGAAGGGACCGCAGGTGATGCGCGGCTACTGGAAGAAGCCTGAAGAAACCGCGGGCGTTATTCGCGACGGGTGGCTCAGAACCGGCGACGTCGGTCACATGGACCATCGGGGCGTCGTCTACATTACCGACCGCAAGAAGGACATGATCATCGTTTCGGGCTTCAACGTTTACCCGAATGAAGTCGAAAACGTCATTGCCGCCATGCCGGGCGTCCTTGAAGTAGGCGTCACCGGCGTTTCGTCGCCGAAATCGGGCGAAACGGTGAAGGCCGTCATCGTGAAGAAGGATCCGGCGCTCACCGAAGAAGACGTGAAGAACTGGTGCCGCAAGGAACTTACGCGCTACAAGGTCCCGCACGTGATCGTCTTCGTCGAGAGCCTCCCGAAGACGCCTGTCGGAAAGATTCTCCGCCGCGAACTGAAGGATCTTTAA
- a CDS encoding M20/M25/M40 family metallo-hydrolase produces MTQNIPPLSEEVFAQVKKLAAMPAVKAAMEQAAREVDRAMEEQIELCEIEAPTFHEETRAKRVAELMRAYDLTDVVTDPIGNVVGRRPGKGNGPVLALGAHMDTVFPAGTDVKVRREGNIYRAPGIGDNCSGLRALLQILRMFNDQKIETEGDILFVGTVGEEGNGDIRGSKALFDGTRHIDGFVAIDSTDVGRILHGATGSHRWRLSVDGKGGHSYAEFGRCPSAIHAICRAGAKVGCFRVPADPKTTYTIGTIKGGTTVNTIAAHCEVEVDMRSVSNEELLKLEERVLKAFEEAVQEENDFWGITDESLKLKLTKTQIGNRPAGMRPDDCPVLQTARSAQKVLGIELTKYMCASTDANAPMSLGIPATCLCSGGRGMNAHSVTEYFEMVDTQLGPQLVFLTAAALVGACGEKPVLPVRK; encoded by the coding sequence ATGACTCAGAATATTCCGCCCCTTTCGGAAGAGGTGTTCGCTCAGGTGAAGAAGCTTGCCGCGATGCCGGCGGTGAAGGCTGCCATGGAGCAGGCTGCCCGCGAGGTTGACCGCGCCATGGAGGAGCAGATTGAGCTTTGCGAGATCGAAGCGCCGACATTCCACGAGGAAACCCGTGCGAAGCGCGTGGCTGAACTCATGCGCGCCTATGACCTCACGGATGTTGTGACCGACCCGATCGGCAACGTCGTCGGACGTCGTCCCGGCAAGGGCAACGGTCCGGTGCTTGCACTCGGCGCTCATATGGACACCGTCTTCCCGGCCGGCACGGATGTCAAGGTTCGCCGCGAGGGCAACATTTATCGTGCCCCCGGCATTGGCGACAACTGCTCGGGCCTTCGTGCGCTCCTGCAGATTCTGCGCATGTTCAATGACCAGAAAATCGAGACCGAAGGCGACATCCTCTTCGTCGGTACGGTGGGCGAGGAAGGCAACGGCGACATCCGCGGCTCCAAGGCTCTCTTTGACGGCACGCGTCACATCGACGGCTTCGTCGCCATCGACTCAACCGATGTGGGCCGCATCCTCCACGGCGCTACCGGTTCGCATCGCTGGCGTCTTTCCGTCGACGGCAAGGGCGGCCACTCCTATGCGGAATTCGGACGCTGCCCGTCGGCGATTCATGCAATCTGCCGCGCAGGCGCCAAGGTCGGGTGCTTCAGGGTGCCGGCTGATCCGAAGACTACCTACACCATCGGCACGATCAAGGGCGGCACGACGGTCAACACAATCGCTGCGCACTGCGAGGTTGAGGTCGACATGCGCTCGGTCAGCAACGAGGAGCTCCTGAAGCTTGAAGAACGCGTCCTCAAGGCGTTTGAGGAAGCCGTCCAGGAAGAAAACGACTTCTGGGGCATCACGGATGAAAGCCTGAAGCTTAAGCTCACGAAGACCCAGATCGGCAACCGTCCTGCCGGCATGCGTCCGGACGACTGCCCGGTGCTTCAGACGGCGCGGTCCGCACAGAAGGTGCTCGGCATTGAACTCACCAAGTACATGTGCGCTTCGACCGATGCGAATGCGCCGATGAGTCTCGGCATTCCTGCGACCTGCCTCTGCTCGGGCGGCCGCGGCATGAATGCGCACTCGGTGACGGAATATTTCGAGATGGTCGACACGCAGCTCGGTCCTCAGCTGGTTTTCCTCACGGCCGCCGCCCTCGTTGGCGCCTGCGGCGAGAAGCCGGTGCTTCCCGTGCGCAAGTGA
- a CDS encoding RNA-binding S4 domain-containing protein, producing the protein MTQEKDAAFVLRGEYITLDALLKAAGIASTGGEAKVLIQEGKVRVDGEPESRRGRKLRGGECVEALGKRIRVEATETHNPKEA; encoded by the coding sequence ATGACACAGGAAAAAGATGCAGCGTTTGTGCTGCGCGGTGAGTACATCACCCTTGATGCACTTCTGAAGGCGGCGGGAATTGCCTCTACCGGAGGCGAAGCCAAGGTGCTTATTCAGGAGGGCAAGGTCCGTGTGGATGGTGAGCCTGAAAGCCGCCGCGGGAGGAAGCTCCGCGGCGGCGAATGCGTGGAGGCTCTTGGAAAGCGCATCCGCGTTGAGGCTACGGAAACCCATAACCCGAAGGAAGCCTGA
- a CDS encoding CidA/LrgA family protein, with protein sequence MLSSIAIVLGYQVVGELISRLTGIPVPGPVIGMVLMLLSFLVKDNLIGIVRPTAGVLLANLSLLFVPAGVGIMRHGQRFLDEGVGIMVTLVLSTIIAMLVTAYVIIAVEKWMKIKDED encoded by the coding sequence ATGCTTTCCTCCATTGCGATCGTTCTCGGGTACCAGGTCGTCGGCGAACTCATCAGCCGCCTCACGGGCATCCCTGTTCCGGGGCCGGTTATCGGCATGGTGCTCATGCTGCTTTCCTTCCTTGTCAAGGACAACCTGATCGGGATTGTGCGCCCGACCGCGGGCGTGCTGCTCGCAAACCTCTCGCTGCTTTTCGTGCCGGCAGGCGTCGGCATCATGCGCCACGGCCAGCGCTTTCTCGATGAAGGCGTCGGCATCATGGTGACGCTCGTTCTTTCGACCATCATCGCCATGCTCGTGACGGCCTACGTCATCATCGCCGTCGAAAAGTGGATGAAGATCAAGGATGAGGATTAA